Part of the Candidatus Zixiibacteriota bacterium genome, ATCTCGATAGTCTGCCGGTCTCTCAGGTGGCGGCTTTTGAGGAGGGTTTCTTTGAGTTCTGTTCCAAGAATTTCCCCGACCTGGAGCATGTTATCGCCAAAGAAAAGGACCTCTCGCCGGAAACCGTCAATAAATTGAGACAGGCGGTGGAACAATTCAAGGTGCAGTTCACCAGTAAGTAAGTCAACATGCCGGCACTACGTGATGTAAAAAAGAGAATCCGCTCGGTAGTCTCCACGAGGCAGATAACGAAGGCGATGGAGATGGTGGCGGCGGCGAAATTGCGCAAGGCGCAGATGAAGATATTTCAGGTTCGCCCCTATTCCGAGAAGCTGGACCATATACTGCAGCATCTCTCGGCGGCGGCCTCGGGCGAATTGAGCCACCCGTTCTTTGAAAAGAGACCGGTGCACAAACAGACGCTGGTTCTAATCACATCCGACCGCGGCCTTTGCGGCTCTTTCAATACCAACCTGATTCGCCGCGCCTCGGAATGGCTGCAGGACAAGAAACCGGAAGAGGTGGAAATAGTCGTTGTCGGCAAGAAGGCTTTTGATTTCTTCAAGCGCCGCAAATGGCGGATAGCCGCCAAATATCTCGACTGGTCCGGCAACCTGAATTATGCTCGCGCCCGCGAAATGGTTGACTTCCTTACGCAGCGATTCTTAAACGGAGAAACCGACCAGATTGTCCTGATATATACGCAGTTCCTTTCGACCGTCCGGTACCGAATAACCGAAAAGATTTATCTGCCGGTCGAGAAACCAGCATCATCGGAAGCCCGGGCGAGCCATTTTGAATATATATTTGAACCATCGCCGGAACAGATTTTTGCGGGACTGATGCCCCGCTATGCGCTGACAAAAATGATTACCGCCCTGGCAGATTCTTTTGCATCGGAACATGGCACCCGCATGATTGCGATGGGAGCGGCGACCAATAACGCCGGTGAGATGATAGACACCCTGACTCTGCAGTACAATAAAGCCCGTCAGGCCGCCATTACTAAGGAACTGCTGGAAATTGTCTCGGGAGCGGAAGCCCTTAAAGGGTAGATTTTGAAAAAATGAATTTGCTATAGATGGAGTTAGTCAATGGCTGAGAATATCGGAAAAGTGGTGCAGGTGATTGGTCCGACCGTGGACTGCGAGTTCGATTCGGATAAACTGCCCCGGATACTGAATGCAATTAAGATTGAAGATACTGAAAAGAATGTCAATCTTACGGTGGAAGCGTCGATGCATATCGGCGACAATATCGTCCGCTGCGTAGCGCTGGCTTCGACCGACGGTCTTGTCCGGGGAATGAAAGCGATCGATACGGGAAGCCCCATTACCGTTCCGGTCGGCGTAAAAACCCTTGGTCGCGTTTTCAATCTGCTGGGAAATCCCATTGATGAACTCGAAAAACTGCCCTCTGATATGAAGCGGTACCCCATCCACCGTCCTTCGCCCAAATTCGAAGAGCAGGATACCGTGACCAGAATGTTTGAGACGGGAATAAAGGTCATCGACCTCCTCGAGCCGTACCCCAAAGGGGGAAAAGTCGGTCTGTTCGGCGGCGCCGGTGTCGGCAAGACCGTTATCATACAGGAGTTGATTCGCAATATCGCCACCGAGCATGGCGGCTATTCCGTTTTTTGCGGTGTCGGAGAGAGAACTCGTGAAGGAAACGACCTCTGGTTGGAGATGAAACATTCCGGCGTTATCGCCAAGACAGTGATGGTCTTTGGTCAGATGAATGAGCCGCCCGGAGCGAGACTGCGGGTGGGACTCTCCGGTTTGACGATGGCGGAATATTTCCGCGATGAAGAACATCAGGATGTGCTGATATTCATAGACAATATCTTCCGTTTCGTTCAGGCCGGCTCGGAAGTATCGGCGCTTCTGGGAAGAATGCCCTCCGCCGTCGGTTATCAGCCGACACTCGGCACCGAAATGGGCGCCCTGCAGGAGCGGATTACCTCCACCACTTCCGGCTCTATTACATCCGTGCAGGCGATCTATGTCCCGGCTGACGACCTGACCGACCCGGCGCCGGCGACCACCTTCTCGCACCTTGACGCAACGACGGTATTGTCGCGCCAGATAGCCGAGCTGGGAATCTATCCCGCGGTGGACCCTCTGGCATCCACCTCTCGAATTCTTGACGCCAACGTGGTCGGCGAGGAGCATTATAATGTTGCCCGTTCGGTGCAGCTGACCCTTCAGAGATATAAAGACCTTCAAGACATTATCGCCATTCTCGGAATTGATGAGCTTTCCGAAGATGACAAATTGATCGTAAGTCGCGCCCGCAAAATCCAGAAGTTCCTTTCCCAGCCATTCTTTGTGGCGCAGGAGTTTACCGGTCGGCCCGGAAAGTATGTAAAGATTGAAGACACTGTTAAAGGTTTCGGCAAGCTGATTAAAGGCGAGCTCGACCATATTCCGGAGCAGGCTTTCTATATGGCGGGCGGACTGGATGAGGTGCTGGCTAATTACGAGAAGATGAAATAGCGGATAGTCATGTTTACACTTTCGATAGTCACGCCGGAAAAGATTTTCTACGAAGGAGAGGTGGCATCGGTGATTCTCCCCGGGGGCGAAGGTTATCTTGGCGTCCTGACCGACCATGCGCCGCTTATAACATCGATTAAACCGGGGAAATTGACCATCCGCGACAAATCGCAAAGCACTATGCTTCTGGCGGTGTCGTTCGGATTTTTTGAGATTTCCGCCAATCATGGGACTCTTCTGGTGGATTCGGCCGAGTTTGCCTCGAATATCGACATAGAAAGGGCCCGCAAGGCGATGGAGCGGGCTCGTCAGAGACTGGCGGATAAGGCGGGGAATATTGATATCCCGCGCGCCGAGCGGGCGCTGGAGCGCGCGCGCAACCGGATAGCGATAGCCCAGTCGCGCGGCGAATAAAGAGTGGACTAAACCAGGGCATATTTCCTCTAATCTTCAAAGTGTCAAGGGGTTTGGAACCCTTTTTTTGGCTTGACTTTGTTGCCGCGGGGGCATAATTTTGTAGGCTATGAATTTAGACCTGAGAGACTTTACAGTCTTCCCGGTCGACCTGACAATCGAATCTGAAGCCGACGCCCAGGAATACGAACTGGCGGGTATTACGGTTCGTGATCTGATGACGGTGAAGATGAATATACAGAAGGTGAAGGAAGAATATTATTGCCAGGGGATGGTCAGGTTGCCGGTGGAAGAAGAATGCTCCCGCTGTCTTAATTTATTTGAGGCGGAACTTTCGGGAGATTTCAGTTTTATAGTAAAGACGGGCCCGCCGGAAATAGACTCGGTTGCGGTCGCAGAAGATGAGACGATTTATATTAATACCCATCAGCCGGTTATCGAGTTGACCGACACCATTCGGCAATCATTGGTGCTGGCGATACCTATGAAACCGCTCTGCAGCGAGGACTGCCGCGGTCTTTGCCCCAATTGCGGGGCAAATCTGAATGAGGAGACCTGCGAATGCCGGCTGGAGGATAGCGATGAACGCTGGGACGGGCTTAAGGACCTTTTGGAATAGACACTTTAGTTTGCGAAGGAAATAATATGCCACTGCCAAAACGAAGACACTCACACACGCGCGGCCGTAAAAGAAGAACTCACTGGAAACTTGCGACGCCAAATGTGGTGGAATGCGCGCATTGTCATCAGCCCAAACTGCCGCATCATATCTGCCCGCATTGCGGATATTACAAGGGCATTCAGATAACAACCCCTAAAGAAGCGTAATTTAAGCGCGGCTCCAATAATTTTATGAACAATGACGGCAGCGCCATCACGGTCGCCCTTGACGTTATGGGCGCCGATGTCTCGCCCGAATCGATTGTCGGAGGCGGACTGCTGGCGGCTCAAGAAATGGGCAGTAACCTTCATCTGGTTCTGGTCGGCAAGGTCGAGGTAATCAATGATTATCTCAAAAAACACCACCAATTGCCGGAAAATGTCTCTATTGAAAATGCTCCTCACGCCATCGCCATGAGCGATGCGCCGACGGAAGTCCTCAAGAAAAAAACTTCCTCCATTGCGGTGGGATTGGCGATGCAAAAGGAGAATCGGGCCGACGCCTTTGTTTCGCCGGGGAATACCGGCGCCGTCATGGCCGCATCATTACTGACACTGGGACGAATAGAAGGTGTCAGCCGCCCGGCGATAGTCTCATTCTTTCCTTCCGTTACCGGGAAACCTACTCTGGTACTGGATGTCGGCGCCAATGTTGACTGCAAGCCGGTTCATCTGTACCAGTTCGGGTTGATGGGCTCTATTTATGCCTCCCTTATGTATAGCCGGACTTCCCCCCGTGTCGGTCTTCTTTCTATCGGGGAAGAGCGCTCCAAGGGAAATGAAACGGTGCTTCAAACGCATGAATTATTTGCCAACTCGGATCTCAATTTTATCGGCAATGTTGAGGGACGGGACATTCTCAACGGCAAAGTTGATGTGGTCGCCACTGATGGTTTTGTGGGAAATGTTCTTCTCAAATTCGCCGAATCGGTGGAGGGATTCCTGACCACTTCTATCAAGCGTCAGGTGCAGACAAATATCTTCTCCCGTCTCGGGGCGGGACTTCTTTCCCCCTTCTTGCGCCGTCTGCGAAAAACCTTCGATTACGCCGAATATGGGGGCGCGCCGCTTCTGGGAGTGGACGGCGTATCAATAATATGTCATGGAAGCTCCTCCCCCCGGGCGATTAAGAATGCCGTTATTGCCGGCATGGAAATGGTGCGGCACCGCATTGCCGACAACATCCGGGAGGAAATGGTAAACAGCAGTAATGGAAACAGTAATGGCCAGG contains:
- a CDS encoding F0F1 ATP synthase subunit alpha (produces ATP from ADP in the presence of a proton gradient across the membrane; the alpha chain is a catalytic subunit) translates to DLDEATQKQLTRGERMVEILKQKQYVPMSLAKQVLIIWAGVNGYLDSLPVSQVAAFEEGFFEFCSKNFPDLEHVIAKEKDLSPETVNKLRQAVEQFKVQFTSK
- the atpG gene encoding ATP synthase F1 subunit gamma codes for the protein MPALRDVKKRIRSVVSTRQITKAMEMVAAAKLRKAQMKIFQVRPYSEKLDHILQHLSAAASGELSHPFFEKRPVHKQTLVLITSDRGLCGSFNTNLIRRASEWLQDKKPEEVEIVVVGKKAFDFFKRRKWRIAAKYLDWSGNLNYARAREMVDFLTQRFLNGETDQIVLIYTQFLSTVRYRITEKIYLPVEKPASSEARASHFEYIFEPSPEQIFAGLMPRYALTKMITALADSFASEHGTRMIAMGAATNNAGEMIDTLTLQYNKARQAAITKELLEIVSGAEALKG
- the atpD gene encoding F0F1 ATP synthase subunit beta; the encoded protein is MAENIGKVVQVIGPTVDCEFDSDKLPRILNAIKIEDTEKNVNLTVEASMHIGDNIVRCVALASTDGLVRGMKAIDTGSPITVPVGVKTLGRVFNLLGNPIDELEKLPSDMKRYPIHRPSPKFEEQDTVTRMFETGIKVIDLLEPYPKGGKVGLFGGAGVGKTVIIQELIRNIATEHGGYSVFCGVGERTREGNDLWLEMKHSGVIAKTVMVFGQMNEPPGARLRVGLSGLTMAEYFRDEEHQDVLIFIDNIFRFVQAGSEVSALLGRMPSAVGYQPTLGTEMGALQERITSTTSGSITSVQAIYVPADDLTDPAPATTFSHLDATTVLSRQIAELGIYPAVDPLASTSRILDANVVGEEHYNVARSVQLTLQRYKDLQDIIAILGIDELSEDDKLIVSRARKIQKFLSQPFFVAQEFTGRPGKYVKIEDTVKGFGKLIKGELDHIPEQAFYMAGGLDEVLANYEKMK
- a CDS encoding F0F1 ATP synthase subunit epsilon, giving the protein MFTLSIVTPEKIFYEGEVASVILPGGEGYLGVLTDHAPLITSIKPGKLTIRDKSQSTMLLAVSFGFFEISANHGTLLVDSAEFASNIDIERARKAMERARQRLADKAGNIDIPRAERALERARNRIAIAQSRGE
- a CDS encoding DUF177 domain-containing protein translates to MNLDLRDFTVFPVDLTIESEADAQEYELAGITVRDLMTVKMNIQKVKEEYYCQGMVRLPVEEECSRCLNLFEAELSGDFSFIVKTGPPEIDSVAVAEDETIYINTHQPVIELTDTIRQSLVLAIPMKPLCSEDCRGLCPNCGANLNEETCECRLEDSDERWDGLKDLLE
- the rpmF gene encoding 50S ribosomal protein L32 — its product is MPLPKRRHSHTRGRKRRTHWKLATPNVVECAHCHQPKLPHHICPHCGYYKGIQITTPKEA
- the plsX gene encoding phosphate acyltransferase PlsX: MNNDGSAITVALDVMGADVSPESIVGGGLLAAQEMGSNLHLVLVGKVEVINDYLKKHHQLPENVSIENAPHAIAMSDAPTEVLKKKTSSIAVGLAMQKENRADAFVSPGNTGAVMAASLLTLGRIEGVSRPAIVSFFPSVTGKPTLVLDVGANVDCKPVHLYQFGLMGSIYASLMYSRTSPRVGLLSIGEERSKGNETVLQTHELFANSDLNFIGNVEGRDILNGKVDVVATDGFVGNVLLKFAESVEGFLTTSIKRQVQTNIFSRLGAGLLSPFLRRLRKTFDYAEYGGAPLLGVDGVSIICHGSSSPRAIKNAVIAGMEMVRHRIADNIREEMVNSSNGNSNGQENKRQNNRVRFLRSNSSTD